A region of Streptomyces sp. WMMC500 DNA encodes the following proteins:
- a CDS encoding L-serine ammonia-lyase, producing the protein MAISVFDLFSIGIGPSSSHTVGPMRAARLFARRLKNEGLLAHTAAVRAELFGSLGATGHGHGTPKAVLLGLEGHSPRTVDVEWAEEEAERIRTTGRLHLLGAEIGHDHEIAFDTSADLVLHRRRSLPYHANGMTLAAYDADGGTLLEKTYYSVGGGFVVDETAVGEDRIKLDDTVLKHPFRTADEMLRRTRETGLSLSSLMLENERAWRTEAEIRAGLVEIWRVMRECVARGTAREGLLPGGLKVRRRAAGEARKLRAAGDPAAHAMEWVTLYAMAVNEENAAGGRVVTAPTNGAAGIIPAVLHYAADFVPGRDGRAGEEDTVVRFLLAAGAIGMLFKENASISGAEVGCQGEVGSACSMAAGGLAEILGGTPEQVENAAEIGIEHNLGLTCDPIGGLVQIPCIERNGMAAVKAITAARMALRGDGQHFVSLDKAIKTMKETGADMKVKYKETARGGLAVNVVEC; encoded by the coding sequence GTGGCCATCTCCGTCTTCGACCTCTTCTCGATCGGCATCGGCCCGTCGAGCTCGCACACGGTCGGCCCGATGCGGGCGGCCCGGCTGTTCGCGCGCCGGCTCAAGAACGAGGGCCTGCTGGCCCACACCGCCGCCGTACGGGCCGAGCTCTTCGGCTCCCTCGGCGCCACCGGCCACGGCCACGGCACCCCGAAGGCCGTACTCCTCGGCCTGGAGGGCCACTCGCCGCGCACCGTCGACGTCGAGTGGGCCGAGGAGGAGGCGGAGCGTATCCGCACCACGGGGCGGCTCCACCTGCTGGGCGCCGAGATAGGGCACGACCACGAGATCGCCTTCGACACCTCCGCGGATCTCGTCCTGCACCGCCGCCGCTCGCTGCCGTACCACGCGAACGGCATGACGCTGGCCGCGTACGACGCGGACGGCGGGACGCTGCTGGAGAAGACCTACTACTCCGTGGGCGGCGGCTTCGTCGTCGACGAGACGGCGGTCGGCGAGGACCGGATCAAGCTCGACGACACCGTGCTGAAGCACCCGTTCCGTACGGCGGACGAGATGCTGCGCCGCACCCGCGAGACGGGCCTGTCGCTGTCGTCGCTGATGCTGGAGAACGAGCGCGCCTGGCGCACGGAGGCCGAGATCCGCGCCGGACTGGTGGAGATCTGGCGGGTCATGCGCGAGTGCGTCGCCCGCGGCACCGCCCGCGAGGGCCTCCTCCCCGGCGGCCTGAAGGTCCGCCGCCGCGCCGCCGGCGAGGCCCGCAAGCTCCGCGCGGCGGGCGACCCGGCGGCGCACGCGATGGAGTGGGTCACGCTGTACGCGATGGCGGTCAACGAGGAGAACGCCGCCGGCGGCCGCGTCGTCACCGCACCCACCAACGGCGCGGCGGGCATCATCCCCGCGGTCCTGCACTACGCGGCGGACTTCGTCCCCGGCAGGGACGGCCGCGCCGGGGAGGAGGACACGGTGGTCCGCTTCCTCCTCGCGGCGGGCGCGATCGGCATGCTCTTCAAGGAGAACGCCTCCATCTCCGGTGCGGAGGTCGGCTGCCAGGGCGAGGTCGGCTCCGCCTGCTCCATGGCCGCCGGCGGCCTGGCCGAGATCCTCGGCGGCACGCCGGAACAGGTGGAGAACGCCGCGGAGATCGGCATCGAACACAACCTGGGCCTGACCTGCGACCCGATCGGGGGTCTGGTGCAGATCCCGTGCATCGAACGCAACGGCATGGCGGCGGTCAAGGCGATCACGGCGGCCCGCATGGCGCTGCGCGGCGACGGGCAGCACTTCGTCTCGCTGGACAAGGCGATCAAGACGATGAAGGAGACGGGCGCGGACATGAAGGTCAAGTACAAGGAAACCGCCCGCGGCGGCCTCGCGGTCAACGTCGTGGAGTGCTGA
- a CDS encoding carboxylesterase family protein, with the protein MRDATAPGQACAQSYGGPGAPVSGGEDCLYANVTRPLRPSRSGPLPVIVWIHGGGMTTGAGSDYDATRMVTAGDVIVVSVNYRLGALGFLSQPALDTEGAVSGNYGLMDQTRALTWVRRNAAAFGGDPARVTLAGQSAGARSVCAHLASPASRGLFQRAVVQSGACANPVMTKAAADAKGARATREVGCADAADAAACLRRAPVADLLGTLEGVGAPVTGTLADDAWGPVAGTPSLPRQPGTALRRGSAAGIPLLIGSTRDEMRSFVPYEYDLSGNRLTAERYAGVVAETFGADGAAVLERYPADGHPSPVLTLASVLTDWGGRIGACPTLATAAVAARYAPVYAYELTEDSGEVIDGFPFGAHHGSDVPYLFDVPWAEPGPERLSAAMVGYWTAFARHGDPNRPGLPEWRPAGAGGEPSVLGLSGTDIAPTPFAADHGCGFWARR; encoded by the coding sequence GTGCGCGACGCGACCGCCCCCGGTCAGGCGTGTGCCCAGTCCTACGGGGGTCCCGGGGCGCCGGTCAGCGGCGGCGAGGACTGCCTGTACGCCAACGTCACCCGGCCGCTGCGGCCGAGCAGGAGCGGGCCGCTGCCCGTGATCGTCTGGATCCACGGCGGCGGCATGACGACCGGCGCGGGCTCCGACTACGACGCGACCCGCATGGTCACCGCGGGTGACGTGATCGTGGTCAGCGTCAACTACCGCCTCGGCGCACTGGGGTTCCTCTCCCAGCCGGCGCTGGACACCGAGGGCGCCGTCTCCGGCAACTACGGCCTGATGGACCAGACCCGGGCGCTGACGTGGGTGCGGCGCAACGCCGCGGCGTTCGGCGGCGATCCCGCGCGCGTCACGCTGGCCGGACAGTCGGCCGGTGCCCGCAGCGTCTGCGCCCACCTGGCCTCCCCGGCCTCCCGTGGCCTGTTCCAGCGCGCTGTCGTGCAGAGCGGCGCGTGCGCCAACCCGGTCATGACCAAGGCGGCCGCCGACGCGAAGGGCGCACGGGCGACCCGTGAGGTGGGTTGTGCCGACGCCGCGGACGCCGCGGCCTGCCTGCGCCGGGCCCCGGTTGCCGACCTGCTCGGCACCCTGGAGGGCGTCGGTGCACCGGTCACCGGAACACTCGCCGACGACGCCTGGGGGCCGGTCGCCGGCACGCCCTCCCTGCCGCGGCAGCCGGGCACGGCCCTGCGGCGCGGCTCGGCCGCCGGGATCCCGCTGCTGATCGGGAGCACCCGCGACGAGATGCGCTCCTTCGTGCCGTACGAGTACGACCTGTCCGGCAACCGGCTCACCGCCGAACGGTACGCCGGCGTCGTGGCCGAGACCTTCGGCGCCGACGGCGCGGCCGTGCTGGAGCGCTACCCTGCCGACGGCCATCCCAGCCCCGTCCTGACGCTGGCGAGCGTGCTCACCGACTGGGGCGGCCGGATCGGCGCCTGCCCGACGCTGGCCACCGCCGCGGTTGCGGCCCGGTACGCCCCGGTCTACGCGTACGAGCTGACCGAGGACAGCGGCGAGGTGATCGACGGGTTCCCCTTCGGCGCCCACCACGGCTCCGACGTGCCCTACCTGTTCGACGTGCCCTGGGCGGAGCCCGGTCCGGAGAGGCTGAGCGCCGCGATGGTCGGCTACTGGACCGCCTTCGCCCGCCACGGCGACCCGAACCGCCCCGGCCTGCCCGAGTGGCGCCCGGCGGGTGCCGGCGGGGAGCCCTCCGTGCTCGGGCTGTCCGGCACCGACATCGCCCCCACGCCCTTCGCGGCCGACCACGGGTGCGGCTTCTGGGCCCGCCGCTGA
- a CDS encoding RloB family protein produces the protein MVFVACEGESTEPDYLDYLNKEFGEGDTTRVPFRIHPIAESNGMLPTETVAAIQGRREDPDEGWVLFDRDGTDRDNDIQQAMKEAAAAGIEVAFSHPSFDLWLLLHFQAFSGTQSGSSKVVVEKLRSAKGAEAFRNYDKRNDKSVKGDRRAALEGKEKTAAANAKALVNSCEYGTCQFKHARSRPRDRAHAAQSTAQWTARSGHAPGCPVLKRDPSTDVWRLLACLGIVPHAN, from the coding sequence GTGGTCTTCGTCGCCTGCGAGGGCGAGAGCACTGAGCCCGATTACCTGGACTACCTGAACAAAGAGTTCGGCGAGGGCGACACCACCAGAGTCCCCTTCCGGATCCACCCAATCGCAGAGTCGAACGGCATGCTGCCGACCGAGACGGTGGCCGCGATCCAGGGTCGCAGAGAGGACCCGGACGAGGGCTGGGTGCTGTTCGACAGGGACGGCACGGATCGCGACAACGACATCCAGCAGGCGATGAAGGAAGCGGCCGCGGCCGGCATCGAGGTCGCTTTCTCGCACCCTTCGTTCGACCTATGGCTGCTCCTTCATTTCCAAGCCTTCTCAGGGACACAAAGCGGCAGCAGCAAGGTAGTCGTCGAGAAGCTGCGGAGCGCTAAGGGCGCGGAAGCATTTCGGAACTACGACAAGCGCAACGACAAGAGCGTGAAGGGCGATCGACGCGCAGCGCTAGAGGGCAAGGAGAAGACCGCTGCTGCGAATGCCAAGGCTCTCGTCAACAGCTGCGAGTACGGGACCTGTCAGTTCAAGCACGCACGTTCACGGCCGAGGGACCGCGCACACGCCGCCCAGTCCACCGCCCAGTGGACCGCACGCTCAGGGCACGCACCGGGCTGTCCCGTTCTCAAGCGGGACCCGTCCACCGACGTCTGGCGGCTTCTTGCCTGCCTGGGCATCGTGCCGCACGCCAACTGA
- a CDS encoding LysM peptidoglycan-binding domain-containing protein yields MPAKGKHRRPKLRLISRGVTFAGVSGVAIAVPLIGASAASAAGPAPQSAHQTGVRAEATAAGAAKAEATTYAVVAGDSLAKIADKQGVPGGWEKLYEDNREAVGDNPDFILPGLELALGGKADTGESKESDSGTKAATASVTSYPDNLDGWIRESLDVMAEHGIPGTYEGIHRNIMRESGGDPQAINNWDINAVNGTPSKGLLQVIAPTFEAYHVPGTSTDSYDPVANITAACNYAADRYGSIDNVFGPY; encoded by the coding sequence ATGCCTGCAAAAGGTAAGCACCGCCGTCCCAAGCTGCGACTGATCAGCCGTGGTGTCACATTCGCCGGTGTCAGCGGCGTCGCGATCGCCGTCCCGCTGATCGGCGCGTCCGCGGCCTCCGCCGCCGGACCGGCCCCGCAGTCCGCCCACCAGACCGGCGTACGCGCCGAGGCCACCGCCGCGGGGGCCGCCAAGGCCGAGGCGACCACGTATGCCGTGGTCGCGGGAGACTCCCTGGCGAAGATCGCCGACAAGCAAGGCGTGCCCGGCGGCTGGGAGAAGCTGTACGAAGACAACCGCGAGGCCGTCGGCGACAACCCGGACTTCATCCTCCCGGGCCTGGAACTCGCGCTCGGCGGCAAGGCCGACACGGGCGAGTCGAAGGAATCCGACTCGGGCACGAAGGCCGCCACCGCGTCCGTCACGAGCTACCCGGACAACCTCGACGGCTGGATCAGGGAGTCGCTCGACGTCATGGCCGAGCACGGCATCCCCGGGACCTACGAGGGTATTCACCGCAACATCATGCGTGAGTCCGGGGGCGACCCTCAGGCCATCAACAACTGGGACATCAACGCCGTGAACGGCACGCCCTCCAAGGGCCTGCTCCAGGTCATCGCTCCCACCTTCGAGGCCTACCACGTGCCGGGCACCTCGACCGACAGCTACGACCCGGTGGCCAACATCACCGCCGCGTGCAACTACGCCGCCGACCGGTACGGGTCGATCGACAACGTGTTCGGGCCGTACTGA
- the gcvH gene encoding glycine cleavage system protein GcvH, which yields MTNPEHLRYSKEHEWVATGDDGVATVGITAHAANALGDVVFVQLPDVGDAVTAGESCGELESTKSVSDLYAPVTGEVTETNQDVVDDPALVNSGPFEDGWLFRVRVAGESADLMSAAEYTAFTAG from the coding sequence ATGACCAACCCTGAGCACCTGCGCTACAGCAAGGAACACGAGTGGGTCGCGACCGGCGACGACGGCGTCGCCACCGTCGGCATCACCGCCCACGCCGCGAACGCGCTCGGAGACGTCGTCTTCGTCCAGTTGCCGGACGTCGGCGACGCGGTCACCGCGGGCGAGTCCTGCGGCGAGCTGGAGTCGACGAAGTCGGTCTCCGACCTCTACGCGCCGGTGACCGGGGAGGTCACCGAGACCAACCAGGACGTCGTGGACGACCCGGCGCTGGTGAACTCCGGCCCGTTCGAAGACGGCTGGCTGTTCAGGGTGCGCGTCGCCGGCGAGTCCGCCGACCTGATGTCCGCCGCCGAGTACACCGCGTTCACCGCGGGCTGA
- a CDS encoding DUF4185 domain-containing protein: MHIRHLTWSTSLRTGVLAVALAASLTAPAASQPAPGGTPAGPPSPAERVAKLTGPDAINDTIGRWEVKATDLGIMWDNGRGQVLTAFGDTHGLGWTGPGGGVGDPATLDWRCNTLARSSDRDLGDGMTYTSMAEDRPGHAGELLDCRKSGNDDNGEVTVIPTAAISVGGRQYIHYMSVNHWGEPGHWETNYAGIAYSDDNGETWTKDRRARWQNTPAWDNKFQMAAMVREDGHVYLYGTPNGRYGDVHLARVPEHRVLEPKAYRYWNGRHWGRDQAAAAPVAADPAGELSVQYSRYLGKWVMMYLNETRRAIVMRTAPEQTGPWAPEQIVAHADQYPGLYGSYIHPRSADSGSPYLYFTMSQWDPYNVYLMRTRLSSGDKR; this comes from the coding sequence GTGCATATCAGGCACCTCACATGGTCCACGTCACTGCGGACAGGCGTGCTCGCGGTGGCCCTGGCCGCCTCGCTCACCGCTCCGGCCGCCTCACAGCCGGCGCCCGGCGGCACCCCCGCGGGCCCGCCTTCGCCCGCCGAGCGGGTCGCCAAGCTGACCGGCCCCGACGCGATCAACGACACCATCGGCCGCTGGGAGGTCAAGGCCACCGACCTGGGCATCATGTGGGACAACGGCCGCGGCCAGGTGCTCACCGCCTTCGGCGACACCCACGGGCTGGGCTGGACGGGCCCCGGCGGCGGCGTGGGCGACCCGGCCACCCTCGACTGGCGCTGCAACACGCTGGCCCGCAGCAGCGACCGCGACCTCGGCGACGGGATGACGTACACCAGCATGGCCGAGGACCGGCCCGGCCACGCCGGCGAGCTCCTCGACTGCCGGAAGTCCGGCAACGACGACAACGGCGAGGTCACCGTCATCCCGACCGCGGCGATCTCCGTGGGCGGGCGGCAGTACATCCACTACATGTCCGTGAACCACTGGGGTGAGCCCGGGCACTGGGAGACCAATTACGCCGGCATCGCCTACTCCGACGACAACGGCGAGACCTGGACGAAGGACCGCCGCGCCCGCTGGCAGAACACCCCAGCGTGGGACAACAAGTTCCAGATGGCCGCCATGGTGCGCGAGGACGGACACGTCTACCTCTACGGCACGCCGAACGGCCGCTACGGGGACGTGCACCTCGCCCGCGTGCCCGAGCACCGGGTGCTGGAGCCGAAGGCGTACCGGTACTGGAACGGGCGTCACTGGGGCCGGGACCAGGCGGCCGCGGCGCCGGTGGCCGCCGACCCCGCCGGTGAACTGTCCGTTCAGTACAGCCGCTACCTCGGCAAGTGGGTGATGATGTACCTCAACGAGACCCGCAGGGCCATCGTCATGCGCACCGCGCCGGAGCAGACCGGACCGTGGGCGCCGGAGCAGATCGTGGCCCACGCCGATCAGTACCCCGGGCTCTACGGCTCGTACATCCACCCGCGGTCCGCCGACTCCGGGAGTCCCTATCTGTACTTCACGATGTCGCAGTGGGATCCGTACAACGTGTACCTGATGCGGACCAGACTTTCCTCCGGCGACAAGCGCTGA
- the istA gene encoding IS21 family transposase, with amino-acid sequence MISVEDWAEIRRLHRAEQMPVRAIARKLGISRNTVRRAIADDAPPKYQRAPKGSIVDAVEPQIRQLLEQWPEMPATVIAERIGWERGLTVLQERVRELRPAYRPADPASRTVYEPGELAQCDLWFAPADVPLGFGQVGRPPVLVMVAGYSRWMTARMLPSRSAADLIAGHWRLLTELGAVPRVLVWDNEGAVGSWRSGGPRLTDEFAAFAGLLGVKFLLCRPRDPEAKGLVERANGYLETSFLPGRVFASPADFNIQLADWLAKANRRVHRTLQARPSDRVEADRSRMLSLPPIAPPGWWKASLRLPRDHYVRLDTNDYSVHPVAVGRRIEVTADLEQVLVACDGVEVARYARSWARHQTITDPDHAAAAAAARATARVSKQTPAELTEVEQRPLESYDRIFGVIDGGLATGEGAA; translated from the coding sequence GTGATCAGCGTGGAGGACTGGGCGGAGATCCGCCGACTGCACCGGGCCGAGCAGATGCCGGTGCGAGCGATCGCGAGGAAGCTGGGCATCTCGAGGAACACCGTCCGCAGAGCGATCGCGGACGATGCCCCGCCGAAGTACCAGCGGGCGCCGAAGGGCTCGATCGTCGACGCGGTTGAGCCGCAGATCCGCCAGCTGCTGGAGCAGTGGCCGGAGATGCCCGCGACGGTGATCGCGGAACGGATCGGGTGGGAACGCGGGCTGACAGTGCTCCAAGAGCGGGTGCGGGAACTGCGGCCGGCGTATCGTCCGGCCGATCCGGCCTCGCGGACGGTCTATGAGCCGGGCGAGCTGGCCCAGTGCGACTTGTGGTTCGCGCCGGCGGATGTCCCGCTGGGCTTCGGGCAGGTCGGGCGGCCGCCGGTGCTGGTGATGGTGGCCGGCTACTCGCGGTGGATGACCGCCAGGATGCTGCCGTCGCGCTCGGCGGCCGACCTGATCGCCGGGCACTGGCGGCTGCTGACCGAGCTCGGCGCGGTGCCGCGGGTGCTGGTCTGGGACAACGAGGGAGCGGTCGGCTCCTGGCGATCCGGTGGGCCGCGGCTGACGGATGAGTTTGCCGCGTTCGCCGGGCTGCTGGGGGTGAAATTCCTGCTCTGCAGGCCGCGGGACCCGGAGGCGAAAGGGCTGGTGGAGCGGGCCAACGGCTATCTGGAGACCTCCTTCCTGCCTGGCCGGGTCTTCGCCTCGCCGGCGGACTTCAACATCCAGCTCGCTGACTGGCTGGCCAAGGCCAACAGGCGTGTTCACCGAACCTTGCAGGCTCGGCCCTCTGACCGGGTCGAAGCGGACCGGTCACGGATGCTGTCGCTGCCGCCGATCGCCCCACCGGGCTGGTGGAAGGCATCGCTGCGGCTGCCGCGGGATCACTACGTCCGCCTCGATACCAACGACTACTCGGTGCACCCGGTGGCCGTCGGCCGCCGCATCGAGGTCACCGCCGATCTGGAGCAGGTCTTGGTGGCCTGCGACGGGGTCGAGGTCGCCCGCTATGCCCGCAGCTGGGCCAGACACCAGACCATCACCGACCCCGACCATGCCGCGGCCGCCGCCGCGGCCCGCGCCACCGCACGAGTGAGCAAGCAGACTCCGGCGGAGCTTACCGAGGTCGAGCAGCGGCCGCTGGAGTCTTACGACCGCATCTTCGGCGTCATCGACGGCGGACTTGCCACCGGCGAAGGAGCGGCCTGA
- a CDS encoding ATP-binding protein yields the protein MLLRFRMANHRSIRDEHELSMIGTEFNEGTARHTSLTSRGRTITALPVLGVFGANASGKSNLISAFRAMRQAALNSFADWAKQPGAVPRQPFRLQPASQDETTLFEVDLLLGRDQIRYTYGFELSDERVEAEWLHAYPQGKRNIWFDREAHRAEEGGEEFVFRGTGFKGRRDDLVALTRPNALFLSVGATLNDPQLSAVHRWFVDNLWLITPDADISARSTYTQNLLTQARNPKHYHDRIVRMLSVADLGLTGIEIDKDHDGVRFLHRAQDGGEIAMDFLTEESLGTHAWFAFLGPLLRVLDTGATLLVDELDSSLHPTLAAEVVRLFQSPESNPRGAQLIFTTHDATLLGSAVLDRPLDRDQVWLTTKKRSGETELYALTDAKPRKDENLERGYLRGRYGGIPRVTAGEIMREMSRQEKATA from the coding sequence ATGCTCCTCCGCTTCAGGATGGCCAATCACAGGTCGATCCGCGACGAGCACGAGCTGTCGATGATCGGTACGGAGTTCAACGAGGGCACAGCTCGTCACACCTCCCTGACCAGCAGGGGCCGCACCATCACGGCGCTGCCGGTGCTGGGCGTCTTCGGAGCGAACGCCTCTGGCAAGTCGAACTTGATCAGCGCCTTCCGCGCCATGCGCCAGGCGGCACTCAACTCATTCGCAGACTGGGCAAAACAGCCCGGCGCGGTCCCCAGGCAGCCGTTCAGACTGCAGCCCGCGTCCCAGGACGAGACGACCCTGTTCGAGGTGGACCTACTCCTGGGCCGCGATCAGATCCGCTACACCTACGGCTTCGAGTTGTCCGACGAGCGCGTCGAAGCCGAGTGGTTGCATGCCTATCCGCAAGGCAAGCGCAACATCTGGTTCGACCGGGAGGCCCACAGAGCGGAAGAAGGCGGAGAGGAGTTCGTCTTCAGAGGAACAGGGTTCAAGGGCCGCCGGGACGATCTCGTAGCCCTGACCCGTCCCAACGCGCTCTTCCTCTCTGTCGGGGCTACCCTGAACGACCCCCAGTTGTCAGCTGTGCACCGCTGGTTCGTGGACAACCTCTGGCTTATCACCCCGGATGCCGACATCTCCGCACGGTCCACCTACACCCAGAACCTACTGACACAGGCCCGGAATCCGAAGCACTACCACGACCGGATCGTCCGCATGCTCTCCGTCGCAGATCTCGGCCTCACCGGCATCGAGATCGACAAAGACCATGACGGAGTCAGGTTCCTTCACCGCGCCCAGGATGGCGGCGAGATCGCCATGGACTTCCTCACGGAGGAATCACTGGGCACTCATGCTTGGTTCGCCTTCCTCGGACCTTTGCTCCGCGTGTTGGACACAGGGGCCACCTTGCTGGTCGACGAGCTGGACTCCAGCCTCCACCCCACGCTGGCTGCAGAGGTCGTTCGTCTCTTCCAGAGTCCCGAGTCCAATCCGCGCGGCGCGCAGCTCATCTTCACCACCCACGACGCTACGCTCCTGGGCAGCGCCGTCCTGGATCGCCCCCTTGACCGGGACCAGGTTTGGCTGACGACCAAGAAGCGTTCGGGCGAGACAGAGCTGTATGCCCTGACTGATGCCAAGCCACGCAAGGACGAGAACCTGGAGCGTGGCTACCTGCGGGGCCGTTACGGTGGGATCCCCCGGGTCACCGCAGGGGAGATCATGCGTGAGATGTCCCGGCAGGAGAAAGCAACAGCGTGA
- the glyA gene encoding serine hydroxymethyltransferase codes for MSLLNGSLHEVDPEVAAAVDAELTRQQSTLEMIASENFAPVAVLEAQGSVLTNKYAEGYPGRRYYGGCEHVDVTEELARERVKALFGAEAANVQPHSGASANAAAMVAVLQPGDTILGLDLAHGGHLTHGMKINFSGRLYDVAAYHVDAGTGLVDMAEVERLAKERRPKLIIAGWSAYPRQLDFAGFRRIADEVDALLMVDMAHFAGLVATGLHPNPVPYADIVTTTTHKTLGGPRGGVILSRQALAKKINSAVFPGQQGGPLEHVIAAKAVSFRIAASEEFRERQRRTLDGARILAERLLRDDARAAGVSVLSGGTDVHLVLVDLRDSELDGQQAEDRLHEIGITVNRNAVPNDPRPPMVTSGLRIGSPALATRGFGAADFEEVADVIAEALKPGFDHEKTAALAARVTALAQKHPLYPGL; via the coding sequence ATGTCCCTTCTGAACGGTTCCCTCCACGAGGTCGACCCCGAGGTCGCCGCCGCCGTGGACGCCGAACTCACGCGCCAGCAGTCCACCCTCGAAATGATCGCCTCGGAGAACTTCGCCCCGGTCGCCGTGCTGGAGGCGCAGGGCTCGGTCCTCACCAACAAGTACGCCGAGGGCTACCCCGGCCGCCGCTACTACGGCGGCTGCGAGCACGTCGACGTCACCGAGGAGCTGGCCCGCGAGCGCGTCAAGGCGCTCTTCGGCGCCGAGGCGGCGAACGTCCAGCCGCACTCGGGCGCGTCGGCGAACGCGGCGGCGATGGTCGCGGTGCTCCAGCCCGGCGACACCATCCTGGGTCTGGACCTGGCCCACGGCGGGCACCTGACCCACGGCATGAAGATCAACTTCTCCGGCAGGCTGTACGACGTCGCCGCCTACCACGTCGACGCCGGGACCGGCCTGGTCGACATGGCCGAGGTCGAGCGGCTGGCCAAGGAGCGGCGGCCGAAGCTGATCATCGCCGGCTGGTCGGCGTACCCGCGGCAGCTCGACTTCGCCGGCTTCCGCCGGATCGCCGACGAGGTCGACGCGCTGCTGATGGTCGACATGGCGCACTTCGCCGGGCTGGTGGCCACGGGCCTGCACCCCAACCCCGTGCCGTACGCGGACATCGTCACCACGACGACGCACAAGACGCTCGGCGGCCCGCGCGGCGGGGTCATCCTCTCCCGCCAGGCCCTGGCCAAGAAGATCAACTCCGCGGTCTTCCCCGGCCAGCAGGGCGGGCCGCTGGAGCACGTGATCGCGGCCAAGGCGGTGTCGTTCAGGATCGCCGCGTCGGAGGAGTTCCGGGAGCGGCAGCGGCGCACGCTGGACGGCGCCCGGATCCTGGCGGAGCGGCTGCTGCGGGACGACGCGCGCGCGGCCGGCGTCTCGGTGCTCTCCGGCGGCACGGACGTCCACCTGGTCCTGGTCGACCTGCGCGACTCCGAGCTGGACGGCCAGCAGGCCGAGGACCGGCTCCACGAGATCGGCATCACCGTCAACCGCAACGCGGTCCCGAACGACCCCCGCCCGCCCATGGTCACCTCCGGCCTGCGCATCGGCTCGCCGGCGCTGGCCACCCGCGGCTTCGGCGCCGCGGACTTCGAGGAGGTGGCCGACGTCATCGCCGAGGCCCTGAAGCCGGGCTTCGACCACGAGAAGACCGCCGCCCTCGCCGCCCGGGTCACCGCCCTGGCGCAGAAGCACCCGCTGTACCCCGGCCTGTAG